From Micromonospora echinospora:
ACGTACTTCGACAGGATGCTGATCGGCTTCACCGACGCCAAGGCCGAGACCGGGCGCGCCGCCGACGGCGCCGGGAAGATCGCCGACGGGCTCGGCAGCTCCCAGCGGGGCGCCGATCAGCTCGCCGACGGGATCGGTGACGCCACCGACGGCGCCGGTCAGCTCGCCGGTGGACTGAACCAGTCCGTCCAGGGCGCGGACAAGCTCGCCAAGGGCCTCGACCAGCTGCGTACCGGTGCCGCCCAGCTCGCCGACGGCGCCGGGCGTGCCGCCACCGAGACCAAGGCCGCCGCGGCCACTGTGAACGCCGCCGCCGACAAGTACGAGCCGGTGCTGCGCGGCAACGCCGACAAGATCCAGAAGGCGGCCACGCTCGTCGCCGACGGCGCGCAGCAGCTCGCCGCCGGGCTGGACGCGCTGCCGGGACGGGCCGCCGAGGTGGTCGCGACCGCCGAGGAGATCCGTGACCGGCTCGACGCGGTCGCGAAGGAACACCCCGAACTGGCCGACGACCCGGACTTCGCCGCCGCCCGCAAGGCCGCCGACCGGGCCGTCACCCAGGCCCGCTCAGTGGTGGCCGCGCTGGACAAGACCGACATGGCCACGCTGCGCAAGCAGATGACCGACGTGGCGAAGACCGCCCGCGAGGTGGCCGCCGCCGCGCCGCACCTGGCCGACGACGTCGCCTCGGCCCGCGCCAAGGTGAACGAGCTGGCCGGTGGGCTCGCCACGCTGGCGCAGGGCAGCGCCAAGCTCCGCGACGGGCTGGGTGACGCGTCGACCGGGGCGAGCGAGCTGCGCGGCGGCCTCTACCGGCTCGCCAGCGGCGCCCGCCAGCTCGACGGCGGCCTGGCCCAGCTCGGCAGCGGCAGCAACCGGCTGGTCGACGGGCTGACCCGGCTGGAGGGCGGCGCCGGCGACCTCGCCGACGGGCTCGCCGCCGGGGAGCGGAAACTACCCGGGTACGACGACGCGGCCAGTCGCGCCGACGTGCTCGGCGACCCGGTCGGTCTGATCCGCGACACGCAGAACCCGGCCGGCTCGTACGGCGTGGGCTTCGCCCCGTACTTCCTGTCGCTGGCGCTCTGGGTCGGCGCGATGATCACGTACATGCTGTTGCGGCCGGTCAACCGGCGGCACGTGATGTCCGGCGCGCCCGGCTGGCGGGTCGTGCTCGCCGGGTGGCTCCCGGCTGCGGGCATCGGCCTGGCCCAGGTCGCGGTGCTCTACACGGTGGTGACGCTGGCGCTCGGGCTCGACCCGAGGCACGGGGGGGCCACGTTCGGGCTGCTCGCCCTCACCTCGCTGGCGTTCACCGCGATCATGCAACTGCTCGGTGTGGCGCTCGGCCCGGCCGGCCGGCTGGCCGCGCTGGCGCTGCTGATGCTCCAGCTCACCTCGTCCGGCGGCACCTACCCGGTGCAGACCTCGCCCGGCTTCTTCCAGGCGATCCACCCCTGGCTGCCGATGACGTACGTGGTGGACGGGCTGCGGCACACCATAAACGGCGGCACCACCGCCCCGGTGGTCACCGCCGCGCTGGTGCTGCTCGCGTTCGGGCTGGGCGCGATGGTGCTCACCGTCGGCGCGGCCCGCCGGTCCCGCCGGCTGACCCCGGCGAAGCTGCACCCCGAACTGACCATGTGAGGATGAGCCGGTGACGGACGGACGGACGCGCCGGCGCGAGGACACCCGCCAGCGCCTCTTCGTGGCGGCGGTGGACCTCATCGCCGAGCAGGGCTTCTCGGCCACCACGGTGGACGACATCGCGGCCCGGGCCGGCGTGGCGAAGGGGACCGTCTACTACAACTTCGAATCCAAGACCGTCCTCTTCGAGGAGCTGCTGCGGCACGGCATCGGCCTGCTCACCGCCGAGTTCCGGGCCGCCGTCGACGGGCTGCCGCCGCTGGAGGCGCTCGGCGCGCTGGTCCGCGCGCAACTGGAGTACATCCGCCGCTACCGCGCCTTCGCCCAGCTCCTGCTCTCGGAGATGTGGCGCACCAACCGGGAGTGGCAGCAGACGCTGCGGCTGCTGCGCGGCGAGGCCATCGCGGTGATCGCCGACACGGTGCAGGCCGGCGTCGACAGCGGCGATCTCCCGGCCGACCTGGACGTGCGTACCGCCAGCTCGGCGCTGTTCGGCGTCGGGCTGGTGGTGGCGGTGGACTGGCTCGTCTTCTCGCCGGAGCGGCCGATCGACGAGGTGCAGGAGTCGCTGCTCGGCATCGTCCGGCGGGTCGCCCGGACCTGACCAGCGGTCGGTAATTCGGTTGATTCCGGGCCGCCGGAGGGTGAGGGTGAGGTCACCGCCCCCACCGATCCGAGTCCGGAGGACCTTCCATGCGCCTGCTCCGAGATCTCTGGGCCACGGCGCCCCGGCGGATGGCGGCGGTACTGCTGCTGATCGTGCTCGGCGCCGGTGGCCAGGCGGCCGCGTCCGCGCTGGCCGGGCCGGTGCTGGTGCACCGCTCGTCCGGCTGGTTCGTCGCGCTCGCGGTGGCGCTCGTCGCCGCTGTCGTCACCGACCTGCTGATCGGCCTGATCATGGCCCGGCTCACCGCCGACTGGTCGGCCGACGTGCGGCGGCGGCTGTGCCGGGTCGCGCTCGGCCAGGACCTCCCCACCCTGGAGACCACGCCGGTCGGCGAGCTGCTCGACCGGATCGACAACGACGTCTACCAGGTCGCCGCCGAGATGCGGAACACCGGCGTACGGCTGGCGCAGGGCCTCGCGGTCTGCGCGCTCTCGGCGGTCAGCGCGCTGATCGTCTGGTGGCCCGCCGGTCTCGGCATGATCCTGCTGACCGCGCTGCTCGCGGTGACGCTGCGCCGCCCGACCGCCCGGATCGCCCCGGCCCGGATGGCCGAGGAGGAGGCGTGGTCCGACCTCGCGGCAGTGATGGAGGAGGCGGTGCACGGGCAGGACGACGTGCGCACCAGCCTCGCCCGGCCGTACGTGCTGCGCCTCTACGCCCGCCGCGCGGCCGAGGTGATCACCCGGTGCGTCCGGGTGTTCCGGCTCTCCGCCCGGGTCACCGCGGCCGCCGCCGGCGCGGTACGGGTCGGCATCGCCGGTGTGGTGCTGGGCGGCGCGTGGGCGCTCGCCACCGGCCGCGTGGACGCCGCCCGGCTGACCGGGATCTGGCTGCTGGCCATCGCGTTCGGCGCGACGGTCGAGCACATCGCGCGCTGGGTTCCGCACCTTCAGCAGGCGTTCGGCGCGTGGGCCCGGGTGCAACTGCTGGCCGGGTCGCCGCAGGAGCCGGACGGCGGAGCCACCCCGGCCGACGGCGACCTGACCGTGCGCGGGCTCACCTACCGCTACCCGGCCGGCGGGGACGAGCGGGGGCCGGCGCTGCGCGACGTGCGCCTCGACTTCGTCCGCGGCCGCTCGTACGCGCTCGTCGGGCGTACCGGCTCGGGCAAGTCGACGCTGACCAAGGTGCTCACCCGGGCGGTGGACGTGCCGCGCGGCACGGTGTTCCTCGGCGACACCGACCTGGTCGACCTGGACGTCGAGGAGCTGCGCCGGTGGATCGCCGTGGTGCCCCAGCGCACCGAGATCCTGGCCGGCACGCTCGCCGAGAACGTGGCGCTGTTCGACCCGGAGCTGCTGGACGCCGCCGAGCGGGCGCTGGCCGAGCTGGGCCTGACCGCCTGGATCGCCGAGCTGCCCGACGGCGTGCACACCCGGCTCGGCGACGGCGGCTACGTGCTCTCCGCCGGGCAGGAACAGCTCGTCGCGTTCGCCCGGATCCTGGTCCGCGACCCGCACGTGGTGATCCTCGACGAGGCCACCGCGCGGCTCGACCCGGTCACCGAGAACCGGGTACGCGAGGCCACCGAACGGCTGCTCACCGACCGGATCGGCATCGTCATCGCGCACCGGCTCTCCTCGGTGCGCCGCTGCGACGAGGTGGTGGTGATGGCGGACGGCGCGGTGCTGGAGGCCGGCCCGCTGCGCGAGTCGGCCCGCTTCGCCGAACTGCTCGCCACCAGCCACGCCGGGGCGTACGCCGGGGTGGGCACCCGGCGCGGCGGCGTGGACCTGCTCGACGCGCCCGCCTGGGACGACGCGCCCGCCACGCCGGCCGCGCCCGCGACGCGGCCGGTCGCCGTGCCGCGCGCCGACCCGCCACCGGCGCCGCCCACGCCGCCCGCGCGGACCATGCGCGAGATCCTCCGGCTGGGCTTCAACGACCCGCGGTACGGCCTGCTCTCGGTCGCCCTGTTCATCGTGATGACGGTGCTCGGGATGGACGGCGCGGTGCTGCCCTGGCTCTGGGCCGATCTGGTCGGCGGCGGCGACCCGTGGCTACCAGCGCTGGGCATCGTGGCCGCGCTGCTCGTGGTGCTGCCGCTGCCGTACCTGACGAACCTGTGGTTCCCGCAGTGGTGGATCCGGCAGATGCTGCGGATCAGCGCCCGGCTGGTGCACGGGCAGACCGGCGCGCGCCGGGTCAGCGGGCACACCCCGGCCGAGGTGGTGGCCCAGGGCGGCGACACCGACCGGGTGGTGCACCTCGCCGACAACCTGATGGACCAGTTCATCTCGCTGGTCATCGTGGTGACCATGACGCTGGTGACCGGCAGTCTCGTACCGGCGTTGTTCTTCGTCGGCACGATGGTGGTCTCCGGGCTGGCGGCGACCCTGTTCGGGCCCCGGCTGGAACGCACCGCGGCCGGCACGGTGAAGGCCCGCGCGGCGTTCGCCACCGCGCTGGTCTCCGCGCTGTCCGCCGCCCGGACGGTGAAGCTGGCCGGCGCCACCCGCCCGGTGCTGCGTCACCTCGCCCGGCTGGACGAGGTACGCAGCGAGCGGCAGCGCCGCGAGATCGCCATGCAGGTGTGGGCCCGGTCCACCCCGGCGGTCACCAGCGGCCTGCTGCCGATCGGCGCGTGGGCGCTCTATCTGACCGGCGGGCTGTCCGCCGGCGCCACGCTCGTGGCCGTCTCCACGCTCGGCGCGGCCCGCTGGTTCGCGTGGACCACCGCGTCACTGGTCTCGCAGTACCCGTCGGCGCGGGTGTGGACGAAGCGGACGGTGGCGATGACCGGCGCGGCCGTGTACGCGGCGCCGGTGCCCGGACTGGACCTGGTCGCGGGCACCGCGCCCGCGCCCGAGCCGCCGCCCCGGCACCCGCTGCGCCGCCTGGAGCTGTCCGGCTTCGGCGCGCTGCACTCCGACGGCATGCTCGCCGTCCGCGACGTCGACCTGGTGGTCGAGCGCGGGCAGCTGGTGCTCGTCGTCGGCCCGGTCGGGTCCGGCAAGTCGTCGCTGCTGCGCGCGCTCGCCGGGATCGTGCACCACGTCGGCGAGCTGCGCTGGAACGGCGACCCGGTCACCGAGCCGGAGATGTTCCTGCGCCCCAACCAGGTCGGGTACGTGGGTCAGCTGCCCCGGGTGCTCTCCGGCACGGTGGCCGACAACATCGCGCTCGGCCACCAGGTGGACGCCGCCGGTGCGGTCTCGACGGCCCAGCTCGAACACGACCTGGCCGCGGCCGGGGGTGGGCTCGGGCTGCTCATCGGGCACAAGGGCACCCGGCTCTCCGGTGGTCAGCTCCAGCGGCTGGCGCTGGCCCGGGCGCTCGCGCCGCGTACCGAGCTTCTGGTGGCCGACGACGTGTCGTCGGCGCTGGACGTGAGCACGGAGCTGGCGCTGTGGGCGGCGCTGCGCGAGCACGGGGTCACAGTGGTCGGTTCGACCGCGAAGCGGGCCGCGCTGGTCCGGGCCGACCACGTGGTGGTGCTGATCGACGGGACCGTCGCCGACCAGGGCGCCTGGGCCGACCTGGAACCCCGCTGGAACCACCTGGCCGGCTGACCGCCCGGGTTTTTCCCCGGTTGACCATGAAGTTGGCGGCGACAAATCGGACGCCGTCCGCCGCCAACTTCATGATCACCAGGCAAAGGTCAGAAGGCTCGGGCGTACTGGTCGGGCCAGGCCGGGGTGGCGCCGAGCTTGGCGGCGGCGCGGCGCGGCCAGTACGGATCGCGGAGCAGCTCCCGGCCCAGCAGCACCAGGTCCGCCTCGCCGCCGGCGACGATCTGCTCGGCCTGCTCGGGCTCGACGATCAGGCCGACAGCGCCGGTCGGCACCCCGGCGTCGCGGCGGATCCGGGCGGCCAGCGGCACCTGGTAGCCCGGCCCGACCGGGATGGACGCCCGGGCCGCCGCGCCGCCGGAGGAGGTGTCGACCAG
This genomic window contains:
- a CDS encoding ABC transporter ATP-binding protein — protein: MRLLRDLWATAPRRMAAVLLLIVLGAGGQAAASALAGPVLVHRSSGWFVALAVALVAAVVTDLLIGLIMARLTADWSADVRRRLCRVALGQDLPTLETTPVGELLDRIDNDVYQVAAEMRNTGVRLAQGLAVCALSAVSALIVWWPAGLGMILLTALLAVTLRRPTARIAPARMAEEEAWSDLAAVMEEAVHGQDDVRTSLARPYVLRLYARRAAEVITRCVRVFRLSARVTAAAAGAVRVGIAGVVLGGAWALATGRVDAARLTGIWLLAIAFGATVEHIARWVPHLQQAFGAWARVQLLAGSPQEPDGGATPADGDLTVRGLTYRYPAGGDERGPALRDVRLDFVRGRSYALVGRTGSGKSTLTKVLTRAVDVPRGTVFLGDTDLVDLDVEELRRWIAVVPQRTEILAGTLAENVALFDPELLDAAERALAELGLTAWIAELPDGVHTRLGDGGYVLSAGQEQLVAFARILVRDPHVVILDEATARLDPVTENRVREATERLLTDRIGIVIAHRLSSVRRCDEVVVMADGAVLEAGPLRESARFAELLATSHAGAYAGVGTRRGGVDLLDAPAWDDAPATPAAPATRPVAVPRADPPPAPPTPPARTMREILRLGFNDPRYGLLSVALFIVMTVLGMDGAVLPWLWADLVGGGDPWLPALGIVAALLVVLPLPYLTNLWFPQWWIRQMLRISARLVHGQTGARRVSGHTPAEVVAQGGDTDRVVHLADNLMDQFISLVIVVTMTLVTGSLVPALFFVGTMVVSGLAATLFGPRLERTAAGTVKARAAFATALVSALSAARTVKLAGATRPVLRHLARLDEVRSERQRREIAMQVWARSTPAVTSGLLPIGAWALYLTGGLSAGATLVAVSTLGAARWFAWTTASLVSQYPSARVWTKRTVAMTGAAVYAAPVPGLDLVAGTAPAPEPPPRHPLRRLELSGFGALHSDGMLAVRDVDLVVERGQLVLVVGPVGSGKSSLLRALAGIVHHVGELRWNGDPVTEPEMFLRPNQVGYVGQLPRVLSGTVADNIALGHQVDAAGAVSTAQLEHDLAAAGGGLGLLIGHKGTRLSGGQLQRLALARALAPRTELLVADDVSSALDVSTELALWAALREHGVTVVGSTAKRAALVRADHVVVLIDGTVADQGAWADLEPRWNHLAG
- a CDS encoding TetR/AcrR family transcriptional regulator — protein: MTDGRTRRREDTRQRLFVAAVDLIAEQGFSATTVDDIAARAGVAKGTVYYNFESKTVLFEELLRHGIGLLTAEFRAAVDGLPPLEALGALVRAQLEYIRRYRAFAQLLLSEMWRTNREWQQTLRLLRGEAIAVIADTVQAGVDSGDLPADLDVRTASSALFGVGLVVAVDWLVFSPERPIDEVQESLLGIVRRVART
- a CDS encoding YhgE/Pip domain-containing protein, whose amino-acid sequence is MSVLRLALFELRRMTRGRLPRAALAVLTIVPLLYGALYLYAFWDPYGKMDRIPVALVNADRPATAGDGSEVHAGRDLTEKLLDRKVFGWTVTDQADATRGLRDGRYHLVFSIPQDFSATLAAGPEPDRPARQGELKVVNDDATNYLSGLLARSAFSEIRAAAAQSTAATYFDRMLIGFTDAKAETGRAADGAGKIADGLGSSQRGADQLADGIGDATDGAGQLAGGLNQSVQGADKLAKGLDQLRTGAAQLADGAGRAATETKAAAATVNAAADKYEPVLRGNADKIQKAATLVADGAQQLAAGLDALPGRAAEVVATAEEIRDRLDAVAKEHPELADDPDFAAARKAADRAVTQARSVVAALDKTDMATLRKQMTDVAKTAREVAAAAPHLADDVASARAKVNELAGGLATLAQGSAKLRDGLGDASTGASELRGGLYRLASGARQLDGGLAQLGSGSNRLVDGLTRLEGGAGDLADGLAAGERKLPGYDDAASRADVLGDPVGLIRDTQNPAGSYGVGFAPYFLSLALWVGAMITYMLLRPVNRRHVMSGAPGWRVVLAGWLPAAGIGLAQVAVLYTVVTLALGLDPRHGGATFGLLALTSLAFTAIMQLLGVALGPAGRLAALALLMLQLTSSGGTYPVQTSPGFFQAIHPWLPMTYVVDGLRHTINGGTTAPVVTAALVLLAFGLGAMVLTVGAARRSRRLTPAKLHPELTM